In Erigeron canadensis isolate Cc75 chromosome 1, C_canadensis_v1, whole genome shotgun sequence, a single window of DNA contains:
- the LOC122602679 gene encoding protein FAR1-RELATED SEQUENCE 5-like produces the protein MESIDPNIVTRSPAKAPSSSSSNSVDSINPTRFPAKAPSTSTSNSVDEREIISEVENYADISNIFSVPVLKETPKTNVTQTFQTPDGSQFFVPIVDYKRQPVIGRNYGSLERCRKMYHEYAYYSGFEIRKGSQKTNLSGIVRQKYYLCHRAGERKKVNIDSLERNEKQVRKSSMESTGCKARVRFDLDYLNETYIIADFHAIHNHELVPREYRHLCKTDRQLKYAEQLFVYNASISNVGPTKAHQLYSNLKGSSLNVNGTVDDFRNWKRDLNVYINESDAQILVNKMMEMREHIPGFAFEYKVDKSELHSLFWADNVARRNYEEFSDIMSFDATYRTNRYNMMFVPFTGIDNHNKCVTFAVGLIRDEKQETYTWLLKCFMDNFKKEPTMVVTDQDKAMEIGIKNIFKTAKHRLCMWHITQKLPTKIREATPSIEDETERDFKSRFDSIVWNIHMEPKTFEEKWEKLMIDFSLQNDNWFKYMFQIRSKWIPAYFIDTLMCGLMRTTSRSESENAFFSHFTRSASNLVSFMSGFESAMMKQRSKQEKLDAETIKKTPILNTKLKIEMHASKLYTKTIFEMIQKEIEAGLYDCLVAQMTVEEECQIYIINKMLKRKVKETGQNVIQYKVLHNLEDGSVVCTCRQYLRLGLLCRHCFSVLKNNNIDEIHAQYIMRRWTKGIIPPDLRSSRNRFDNGNVGTQKMVAEASSVFEDCLHLVVNDDEKLKEFLERVKSLKSEVEADMANQPPKKKNEVISRMMGVEKPDSNEIKNPPVGVYKGCGTVNRIMAVRRKD, from the exons TTCCCGTGCTGAAAGAAACACCTAAAACAAATGTTACTCAAACATTCCAAACGCCGGACGGATCGCAGTTTTTTGTCCCAATAGTTGATTACAAAAGACAACCAGTGATAGGAAGAAACTATGGATCACTTGAAAGATGTCGTAAGATGTACCACGAGTATGCTTATTATTCTGGTTTTGAAATCAGAAAAGGGAGCCAGAAAACTAATTTGTCGGGAATAGTAAGACAAAAGTACTATCTTTGTCACAGAGCTGGAGAAAGAAAGAAGGTTAACATAGATAGtttagaaagaaatgaaaaacaagttAGAAAAAGCAGCATGGAATCCACTGGATGTAAAGCTAGAGTGAGATTTGACTTGGATTACTTGAACGAAACATACATAATAGCTGATTTCCATGCAATTCATAATCATGAATTGGTTCCGCGAGAGTATAGACATCTATGCAAAACAGATAGACAACTAAAATATGCAGAGCAGCTATTTGTCTACAATGCCTCCATCTCAAACGTTGGACCAACAAAAGCTCATCAACTGTACAGTAACTTGAAGGGAAGCTCGTTAAATGTAAACGGGACAGTTGATGATTTCAGAAACTGGAAGAGGGACCTAAATGTGTACATCAATGAAAGTGATGCTCAAATTTTAGTTAACAAAATGATGGAAATGAGAGAACATATCCCTGGTTTTGCATTTGAGTATAAGGTTGACAAATCTGAATTGCACTCACTCTTTTGGGCCGATAATGTAGCAAGGCGTAACTATGAAGAATTCAGTGACATAATGTCCTTTGATGCAACGTATCGGACAAACag GTACAACATGATGTTTGTCCCTTTCACGGGAATAGACAACCATAACAAATGTGTAACCTTTGCTGTTGGGTTGATAAGAGATGAGAAGCAAGAAACATACACATGGCTCCTAAAATGTTTCATGGATAACTTCAAGAAAGAGCCAACAATGGTGGTAACAGATCAAGACAAAGCCATGGAGAttggaataaaaaatatatttaagactGCAAAGCATAGGCTGTGCATGTGGCACATAACACAAAAACTGCCAACAAAG ATAAGAGAGGCAACTCCAAGTATAGAAGATGAAACTGAGAGAGACTTCAAGAGCAGGTTTGACAGTATAGTTTGGAATATTCACATGGAACCAAAAACTTTCGAGGAAAAATGGGAGAAGTTGATGATTGATTTTTCATTACAAAATGACAATTGGTTCAAGTATATGTTTCAAATCAGATCAAAGTGGATACCAGCTTACTTCATTGACACTCTAATGTGTGGCCTGATGAGAACAACATCAAGGTCAGAAAGCGAGAATgcttttttttctcatttcacAAGATCAGCGTCAAATCTGGTGAGTTTCATGAGTGGATTTGAATCAGCAATGATGAAACAAAGGTCAAAACAAGAAAAGTTAGATGCTGAAACAATAAAGAAGACTCCAATATTGAACACAAAACTCAAAATAGAAATGCATGCTTCAAAACTGTACACAAAAACAATTTTTGAGATGATACAGAAGGAAATAGAAGCTGGTCTATATGATTGTTTAGTTGCCCAAATGACTGTTGAAGAAGAGTGtcaaatttatatcattaataaGATGTTAAAGAGGAAAGTGAAAGAGACTGGACAAAATGTGATTCAGTATAAG GTATTGCATAACCTTGAGGATGGTTCTGTTGTGTGTACCTGTAGACAGTATCTCCGTTTAGGTCTCCTTTGCCGACATTGTTTTAGTGTTTTGAAGAACAATAATATAGATGAAATACATGCACAATACATTATGAGGCGGTGGACAAAAGGCATCATACCACCTGATTTGAGATCAAGTAGAAACAGATTTGACAATGGAAATGTTGGTACTCAAAAGATGGTTGCTGAAGCAAGTTCAGTTTTTGAGGACTGCTTACATCTTGTTGTGAACGATGATGAAAAACTTAAAGAGTTTCTGGAAAGAGTCAAATCGTTGAAGTCAGAAGTTGAGGCTGATATGGCAAACCAAccaccaaagaaaaaaaatgaagtgaTATCAAGAATGATGGGTGTTGAAAAACCAGATTCAAACGAAATAAAAAACCCTCCAGTTGGAGTGTATAAGGGATGTGGAACTGTTA